A DNA window from Pedomonas mirosovicensis contains the following coding sequences:
- a CDS encoding ABC transporter permease codes for MTSPAQSASAAPRDSGRFHEPGVQRIGVLNWYGTRTLYLKEVRRFLKVHTQTIWAPAVTTLLFLAIFTVALGRGGQTILGVPFASFLGPGLIAMAMLQNAFANTSSSLLIGKVQGTIVDILMPPLSPGELLLGYVGGGVTRAFAVGAAVWVAIALWPGADATIRQPWAVLYFGLMGSAMLSFLGILTGIWAEKFDHGAAVTNFVIQPLSLLSGTFYTLDRLSGVWAAISHANPFFFIIDGFRYGFLGQSDGPLAWGALYLLAINAVLGGITYAVLRTGWRLKA; via the coding sequence ATGACCAGTCCAGCCCAAAGCGCCAGCGCCGCCCCCCGGGACAGCGGCCGATTTCACGAACCCGGCGTGCAACGCATCGGCGTCCTCAACTGGTATGGCACCCGAACGCTTTACCTGAAGGAAGTGCGCCGCTTCCTCAAGGTCCATACCCAGACCATCTGGGCGCCCGCCGTCACCACCCTGCTGTTCCTCGCCATCTTCACCGTGGCGCTGGGACGCGGCGGCCAGACCATCCTCGGCGTGCCGTTCGCCAGCTTCCTCGGCCCCGGCCTCATCGCCATGGCCATGCTGCAGAACGCCTTCGCCAACACCTCCTCCTCGCTGCTCATCGGCAAGGTGCAGGGCACCATCGTTGATATCCTCATGCCGCCGCTCTCGCCAGGCGAGCTGCTGCTGGGCTATGTCGGCGGCGGCGTCACCCGCGCCTTTGCCGTGGGCGCGGCCGTGTGGGTCGCCATTGCTCTCTGGCCGGGAGCGGACGCCACCATCCGCCAGCCCTGGGCCGTCCTTTACTTCGGCCTGATGGGGTCCGCCATGCTGTCGTTCCTCGGCATCCTCACCGGCATCTGGGCGGAGAAGTTCGACCACGGCGCGGCCGTCACCAACTTCGTCATCCAGCCGCTCTCCCTGCTCTCCGGCACCTTCTACACGCTCGACCGGCTGAGCGGCGTCTGGGCGGCCATCAGCCACGCCAACCCGTTCTTCTTCATCATTGACGGCTTCCGCTACGGCTTCCTTGGGCAGTCCGACGGCCCGCTTGCCTGGGGCGCGCTCTACCTGCTCGCCATCAACGCCGTGCTCGGCGGCATCACCTACGCCGTGCTGCGGACCGGCTGGCGGCTGAAGGCGTAA
- a CDS encoding YkvA family protein, which produces MKAGRLVAQARDWARTIKRDVVALWLAARDPRTPWYAKALAALVAAYALSPIDLIPDFIPVLGLVDDIILVPLGVLAAIRLVPPVVMAEMRVLAAQRAARPRSRMAAWMIVCLWLALAALISAWLWRSLGEGTPA; this is translated from the coding sequence GTGAAGGCAGGCAGGCTTGTCGCCCAGGCCAGGGACTGGGCCCGCACCATCAAGCGCGATGTGGTGGCCCTGTGGCTTGCCGCCCGTGACCCGCGCACGCCCTGGTATGCCAAGGCGCTGGCCGCGCTGGTTGCCGCCTACGCCCTGTCGCCGATCGACCTCATTCCCGACTTCATTCCGGTCCTCGGGCTTGTGGATGACATCATCCTCGTTCCCTTGGGCGTTCTGGCGGCGATTCGGCTGGTGCCGCCGGTAGTCATGGCCGAGATGCGCGTTCTTGCCGCCCAACGCGCCGCGCGCCCGCGCAGTCGGATGGCGGCATGGATGATCGTCTGCCTGTGGCTTGCGCTGGCGGCGCTGATATCCGCCTGGCTCTGGCGGAGCCTCGGTGAAGGCACCCCCGCCTAG
- a CDS encoding GcrA family cell cycle regulator: protein MSWTDERIDLLRRLWEKGLSASQIAEELGEGVTRNAVIGKAHRLGLKARPSPVKADAPKKAAAAVPKKPKVVTKPQRVTLLDLNDKICKWPHGHPGEEDFHFCGKSVQPGFPYCPEHCAVAYQAQLPRRDRRSPMPSMGPRR, encoded by the coding sequence ATGTCCTGGACTGACGAGCGGATCGATCTTTTGAGGCGGCTCTGGGAGAAGGGCTTGTCCGCGAGCCAGATCGCCGAGGAGCTGGGCGAGGGCGTGACCCGTAACGCCGTCATCGGCAAGGCGCACCGCCTTGGGCTCAAGGCGCGTCCGTCTCCGGTGAAGGCCGATGCGCCCAAGAAGGCGGCGGCCGCCGTGCCGAAAAAGCCGAAGGTGGTCACCAAGCCGCAACGCGTTACGCTGCTGGATCTGAACGACAAGATCTGCAAGTGGCCGCACGGCCACCCTGGCGAGGAAGACTTCCACTTCTGCGGCAAGTCGGTGCAGCCGGGCTTCCCCTACTGCCCCGAGCATTGCGCGGTCGCCTATCAGGCGCAGCTGCCGCGGCGCGACCGGCGCTCGCCGATGCCGTCGATGGGGCCGCGCCGCTAA
- a CDS encoding glutathione peroxidase encodes MLKKIATVATALLTGGFAYSYAVHAEPVNAPDGRTAYDFTLTAIDGEKLPLSQFKGKVMLVVNTASKCGFTPQYEGLQAIHDKYAPKGFTVIGVPSGDFNDQEFDTNKEVKEFCETKFGITFPMAEKAHVKGDKATPLFRWAAETLGPGSEPKWNFHKYLVGRDGRLIGYFGTRVAPDSPELTSAIESALSEPAS; translated from the coding sequence ATGCTGAAAAAGATTGCGACGGTTGCCACAGCGCTGCTGACCGGCGGCTTTGCGTACAGCTATGCCGTTCATGCCGAGCCGGTGAACGCGCCGGACGGCCGCACCGCCTATGATTTCACCCTGACCGCGATCGATGGCGAGAAGCTGCCGCTGTCGCAGTTCAAGGGCAAGGTGATGCTGGTGGTGAACACCGCCTCCAAATGCGGCTTCACGCCCCAGTACGAGGGCCTGCAGGCGATCCACGACAAGTATGCGCCCAAGGGCTTCACGGTGATCGGCGTGCCGTCCGGCGATTTCAACGACCAGGAGTTCGACACCAACAAGGAGGTGAAGGAGTTTTGCGAGACCAAGTTCGGCATCACCTTCCCCATGGCCGAGAAGGCGCATGTGAAGGGGGACAAGGCGACGCCGCTGTTCCGCTGGGCCGCCGAGACCCTCGGCCCCGGCTCGGAGCCGAAGTGGAACTTCCACAAGTACCTCGTCGGCCGCGACGGCCGCCTGATCGGTTACTTCGGTACCCGGGTCGCGCCTGATTCGCCCGAGCTGACATCGGCCATCGAATCGGCCCTGTCCGAACCGGCGTCCTGA
- a CDS encoding S9 family peptidase, whose amino-acid sequence MTTTTLTAQGLPQPPVAPQKPYSYTRHGYTIEDPWHWLKDEGYPEVNDAEVLDYLKAENAYFEAAMSPHKPLVEKIYEEMKARLKEDDYSVPAKDGAWEYWWKFQPGAQYRDWYRRPIGGGADELLLSEPALAEGLEYFRLGALEVSPDGKLLAYAADTNGSERFTLKVKDLGAKADLDFEIPGTIGGIVWDADSKGFFYTLVNENWRPYVVKYHRLGTAVDQDPVIYEEADSGFFVDISHTQSRRFLVLSTADHVTSEVRLVPLGDPLAKPVLVSPRKAERQYEVDEREGTLYIRTNDTHKNFRVVTASLDAPSEWKELIPGSNEHYIRDVTSYKNALVIEERLNGLDQIRVRDYAGGEHYVTFPEAAYTVAVDEDNREYALGSLRLRYESMVTPRTTFDYDLAQRKLVTRKVQEIPSGYDSSQYETVRIMAPARDGAQIPVSVVYKKGFKRDGSQPLHLYAYGAYGMAMSPNFSTIRLSLLDRGFAYAIAHIRGGDEMGYQWYLDGKLDKRQNTFNDFVDAAKALIKEGYASKGNISISGGSAGGELMGAVTNMNPELWRAVVAHVPFVDVLNTMQDESLPLTPMEWPEWGNPITDKTAFETIRAYSPYDNVEAKAYPPLLITGGLNDPRVTYWEPAKWAAKLRDMKTDDNLLLLKINMGAGHGGKSGRFASLYEDAEEYVFILKAFGMAEAQPLGAAAAQ is encoded by the coding sequence ATGACAACCACGACGCTGACTGCCCAGGGCCTGCCGCAGCCGCCCGTCGCGCCGCAGAAGCCTTACAGCTACACGCGCCACGGCTACACCATCGAAGACCCGTGGCACTGGCTGAAGGACGAGGGTTATCCGGAGGTCAACGACGCGGAAGTGCTCGATTACCTGAAGGCGGAGAACGCCTATTTCGAGGCGGCGATGAGCCCGCACAAGCCGCTCGTCGAGAAGATCTACGAGGAGATGAAGGCCCGCCTGAAGGAGGATGACTACAGCGTCCCCGCCAAGGACGGCGCGTGGGAATACTGGTGGAAGTTCCAGCCGGGCGCGCAATACCGCGACTGGTATCGGCGGCCCATCGGAGGCGGTGCGGACGAGCTGCTGCTGAGCGAGCCGGCATTGGCCGAAGGGCTGGAATATTTCCGCCTCGGCGCGCTGGAGGTGAGCCCGGATGGCAAGCTGCTGGCCTATGCGGCGGACACCAACGGCTCCGAGCGCTTCACCCTCAAGGTGAAAGACCTGGGAGCCAAGGCCGACCTGGACTTTGAAATCCCCGGCACCATCGGCGGCATCGTGTGGGATGCCGACTCAAAGGGCTTCTTCTACACGCTGGTGAACGAGAACTGGCGGCCCTACGTGGTGAAGTACCACCGTCTCGGCACGGCCGTCGATCAGGATCCGGTGATCTACGAGGAGGCGGACAGCGGCTTCTTCGTCGACATCAGCCACACCCAGAGCCGCCGCTTCCTGGTGCTCTCGACGGCGGACCACGTGACCTCCGAGGTGCGGCTGGTGCCGCTCGGCGATCCGCTGGCCAAGCCCGTGCTGGTCTCGCCGCGCAAGGCGGAGCGGCAGTATGAGGTGGATGAGCGGGAAGGCACCCTCTACATCCGCACCAACGACACGCATAAGAACTTCCGCGTCGTCACTGCCAGCCTGGACGCGCCGTCCGAGTGGAAGGAGCTGATCCCCGGCTCGAACGAGCACTACATTCGGGACGTCACCTCCTACAAGAACGCGCTGGTGATCGAGGAGCGGTTGAACGGTCTCGACCAGATCCGCGTGCGCGACTATGCGGGCGGTGAGCACTACGTGACCTTCCCCGAGGCCGCCTATACCGTGGCGGTGGACGAGGATAACCGCGAGTATGCGCTGGGCTCTTTGCGCCTGCGCTACGAGTCGATGGTAACGCCGCGCACCACCTTCGATTACGACCTGGCGCAGCGCAAGCTCGTCACCCGCAAGGTGCAGGAGATCCCGAGCGGCTATGATTCGAGCCAGTATGAGACGGTTCGCATCATGGCTCCGGCGCGGGACGGGGCGCAGATCCCGGTCTCCGTCGTCTACAAGAAGGGCTTCAAGCGCGACGGCTCCCAGCCGCTGCATCTCTATGCCTATGGCGCCTACGGCATGGCCATGTCGCCGAACTTCTCGACCATCCGGCTGTCGTTGCTGGATCGGGGCTTCGCCTACGCCATCGCCCACATCCGTGGCGGTGACGAGATGGGCTACCAGTGGTATCTCGACGGCAAGCTGGACAAGCGCCAGAACACCTTCAATGACTTCGTGGACGCCGCCAAGGCGCTCATCAAGGAGGGTTACGCCTCCAAGGGCAACATCTCCATCTCCGGCGGCTCGGCAGGCGGCGAGCTGATGGGCGCCGTCACCAACATGAACCCGGAGCTGTGGCGGGCCGTGGTGGCGCACGTGCCGTTCGTCGATGTGCTCAACACCATGCAGGATGAAAGCCTGCCGCTGACGCCGATGGAATGGCCGGAGTGGGGCAACCCCATCACCGACAAGACGGCGTTCGAGACCATCCGCGCCTACAGCCCCTACGACAACGTGGAGGCCAAGGCCTATCCGCCGCTGCTCATCACCGGCGGCCTCAACGACCCGCGCGTCACCTACTGGGAGCCGGCCAAGTGGGCGGCCAAGCTGCGGGATATGAAGACCGACGACAACCTGCTCTTGCTCAAGATCAACATGGGCGCAGGGCACGGCGGCAAGTCCGGCCGCTTTGCCAGCCTTTATGAGGATGCGGAGGAATACGTCTTCATCCTCAAGGCGTTTGGTATGGCGGAAGCCCAGCCGCTGGGTGCGGCCGCGGCTCAGTAA
- a CDS encoding DEAD/DEAH box helicase yields the protein MTTNFSGLGLHQTLLQSLAKHGFETPTPIQAGAIPHVMEGRDLLGIAQTGTGKTAAFALPLLHRILKAPRRVSYKHCRVLVLSPTRELASQITATFRTMAHGTALKIVTVFGGVPMGAQKQALAAGVDVLVATPGRLLDHMGQGTVSLSEVEAVVLDEADQMLDMGFIQPLKRIVAALPKKRQGLFFSATMPPAIRQLAETLLTDPVEVAVTPVAKTADKVEQKVIHVAQPHKRLLLVETLRDAENMDRALVFARTKHGADKLVTILTRAGMHAAALHGNKTQAQRTRALAGFKDGSIPILVATDIAARGIHVDNVSHVINFDMPNIPESYVHRIGRTARAGSSGIAISFVDDSEKPYLKLIERLIGHSIYATSHKGGELPAAMAAPAPRGEGREIRGGERNGSGNRPRGERGERGERGPRGERHEGGRGEKPFRAGQEKKPFRGEKQEGSHKARPAQEQGEEGGNRPPRRRRRPQGARPVRAA from the coding sequence ATGACCACGAACTTTTCAGGCCTCGGCCTTCATCAGACCCTCCTCCAGTCCCTCGCCAAGCATGGCTTCGAGACGCCGACGCCGATTCAGGCGGGCGCCATCCCCCATGTGATGGAAGGGCGCGACCTCCTCGGCATCGCCCAGACCGGCACCGGCAAGACGGCGGCCTTCGCGCTGCCGCTGCTGCATCGCATCCTGAAAGCGCCGCGCCGGGTGAGCTACAAGCACTGCCGCGTGCTGGTGCTGAGCCCCACCCGCGAGCTGGCCAGCCAGATCACCGCCACCTTCCGCACCATGGCGCACGGCACGGCGCTCAAGATCGTCACCGTGTTCGGCGGCGTGCCGATGGGCGCGCAAAAGCAGGCGCTGGCTGCCGGCGTCGACGTGCTCGTCGCAACGCCGGGCCGCCTGCTCGACCACATGGGCCAGGGCACGGTCAGCCTGTCCGAAGTCGAGGCCGTGGTGCTCGACGAGGCGGACCAGATGCTCGACATGGGCTTCATCCAGCCGCTGAAGCGCATCGTTGCCGCCCTGCCGAAGAAGCGGCAGGGGCTGTTCTTCTCCGCCACCATGCCGCCCGCCATCCGTCAGCTTGCCGAAACCCTGCTCACCGACCCGGTGGAGGTGGCGGTGACGCCCGTCGCCAAGACCGCTGACAAGGTGGAGCAGAAGGTCATTCACGTGGCCCAGCCGCACAAGCGGCTGCTGCTGGTGGAAACCCTGCGCGACGCGGAAAACATGGACCGCGCGCTGGTCTTTGCGCGCACCAAGCACGGGGCGGACAAGCTGGTCACCATCCTTACCCGCGCCGGGATGCACGCGGCGGCCCTGCACGGCAATAAGACCCAGGCGCAGCGCACCCGCGCGCTCGCCGGCTTCAAGGACGGCAGCATTCCCATCCTCGTGGCGACGGACATCGCCGCGCGCGGCATCCACGTGGACAACGTTTCGCACGTCATCAACTTCGACATGCCGAACATTCCGGAAAGCTACGTTCACCGCATCGGGCGGACGGCGCGCGCCGGCAGCTCGGGCATCGCCATCTCGTTCGTCGATGACAGCGAGAAGCCGTACCTGAAGCTGATCGAGCGGCTGATCGGCCACTCCATCTACGCCACCTCCCACAAGGGCGGCGAGTTGCCCGCCGCCATGGCCGCACCGGCCCCGCGCGGGGAGGGCCGCGAGATCCGGGGCGGGGAGCGCAATGGCTCCGGCAACCGCCCACGCGGTGAGCGCGGCGAGCGTGGTGAACGCGGCCCGCGCGGCGAACGGCATGAAGGCGGCCGGGGCGAAAAGCCTTTCCGCGCCGGGCAGGAGAAGAAGCCCTTCCGTGGCGAGAAGCAGGAAGGCAGCCACAAGGCCCGCCCCGCGCAGGAGCAGGGCGAGGAGGGCGGCAACCGTCCTCCCCGCCGCCGTCGCCGCCCGCAGGGCGCGCGCCCGGTGCGCGCCGCGTAA
- the argF gene encoding ornithine carbamoyltransferase — protein sequence MNNSPIRHFLDLTTPGLPALRAILTEARRRKEARRGLPKGRVDEDRPLEGHTLASIFEKPSTRTRVSFDMAMRQLGGSTLTLSSSELQLGRGETIADTAQVLSRMVDAIMIRTDAHSKIEELAANATVPVVNGLTDFNHPCQAVADVLTVEEKLGGVEGTTWTWLGDGNNVVHSIIEAGALLNFTVRVAVPDGYEPEQTVVEAALARGAKVELVRDPRAAVEGADVVVTDTWVSMGQADSAAKMAAMMPYQVTKELMALARPSAVFLHCLPAHRGEEATAEVIDGPRSVVFDEAENRLHAQKAILLWCLERLNP from the coding sequence ATGAACAACAGCCCGATCCGCCACTTTCTCGATCTGACCACGCCCGGCCTTCCAGCGCTCAGGGCCATTCTGACGGAGGCGCGCCGCCGCAAGGAGGCGCGCCGGGGCCTGCCCAAGGGCCGCGTGGACGAGGACCGGCCGCTGGAGGGCCATACGCTGGCCTCGATTTTCGAGAAGCCCTCCACCCGCACGCGCGTTTCCTTCGATATGGCGATGCGGCAACTGGGCGGTTCGACCCTCACCCTGTCGTCATCCGAGTTGCAACTGGGACGCGGCGAGACCATTGCCGATACGGCGCAAGTTCTGTCGCGCATGGTCGATGCCATCATGATCCGCACGGATGCCCACTCGAAGATCGAGGAGCTGGCGGCCAACGCCACCGTACCGGTGGTGAACGGCCTGACCGACTTCAATCACCCCTGCCAGGCCGTCGCCGACGTGCTGACGGTCGAGGAAAAGCTGGGCGGCGTTGAAGGCACCACCTGGACGTGGCTGGGCGACGGCAACAACGTGGTCCACTCCATCATCGAGGCCGGGGCGCTGCTGAACTTCACCGTGCGCGTGGCGGTGCCGGACGGCTACGAGCCCGAGCAGACGGTGGTGGAAGCCGCCCTCGCCCGCGGAGCCAAGGTTGAGCTGGTGCGCGATCCCCGCGCGGCCGTCGAGGGCGCGGACGTGGTGGTCACCGACACCTGGGTCTCCATGGGCCAGGCGGACAGCGCGGCCAAGATGGCGGCGATGATGCCCTATCAGGTGACGAAGGAATTGATGGCGCTGGCGCGCCCGTCGGCCGTGTTCCTGCATTGCCTGCCCGCCCACCGGGGCGAGGAGGCGACGGCGGAGGTGATCGACGGCCCCCGGTCCGTAGTGTTCGACGAGGCGGAAAACCGCCTCCACGCTCAGAAGGCGATTTTGCTGTGGTGTCTGGAACGACTGAATCCGTGA
- a CDS encoding metallophosphoesterase family protein translates to MRIAILSDIHGNLAALDAVLADITRRSVGITVNLGDTLSGPLQPAETADRLMTLGLPTIRGNHERQLLTQAPEAMGASDAYARARLAPQHMGWIAGLPETLSLTDEVFLCHGTPDSDLAYFLETVEPTGARAATDGEVEDRMAGCTAPVVLCGHTHMPRVRRLPNGQLVVNPGSVGLPAYEDDRPYPHVMETGSPHARYAIIEQGQDGVWSAELLTVDYDWDTAARLADEHNRPDWAVALRTGRMQGAAR, encoded by the coding sequence GTGCGGATCGCCATTCTCTCCGATATTCACGGCAACCTCGCCGCGCTCGATGCCGTGCTGGCGGACATCACCCGCCGGAGCGTGGGAATAACCGTCAACCTGGGCGACACCCTCTCCGGCCCGCTCCAGCCCGCCGAGACCGCAGACCGGCTGATGACGCTCGGCCTGCCCACAATCCGGGGCAATCACGAGCGACAGCTGCTCACCCAAGCGCCCGAGGCCATGGGCGCGTCGGACGCCTACGCCCGCGCTCGCCTTGCGCCGCAGCACATGGGCTGGATCGCCGGCCTGCCGGAAACACTCTCCCTGACGGACGAGGTTTTCCTCTGCCACGGCACGCCGGACAGCGATCTGGCGTATTTCCTCGAAACCGTCGAGCCGACGGGCGCGCGGGCGGCCACCGATGGCGAGGTCGAGGATCGTATGGCGGGCTGTACGGCACCGGTCGTCCTGTGCGGCCACACTCATATGCCGCGCGTGCGGCGTCTCCCCAACGGCCAGCTGGTGGTCAATCCGGGCTCCGTCGGCCTGCCTGCTTATGAGGACGACCGGCCCTACCCCCACGTGATGGAGACCGGCAGCCCGCACGCCCGATACGCCATCATCGAGCAGGGACAGGACGGCGTCTGGTCCGCCGAGCTTCTTACAGTCGATTACGATTGGGACACGGCCGCTCGCCTTGCCGACGAGCACAACCGCCCCGACTGGGCGGTCGCCCTTCGCACCGGGCGAATGCAGGGCGCGGCCCGATAA
- a CDS encoding Hsp33 family molecular chaperone HslO — translation MSEETIRLDGEKVTDLVLPFQIDNLDVRGRVVRLGPALSEVLAAHAYPAPVAQILAEALALTALLGSVLREDGGQMTLQAKASGPVSLLVTDYLAPGAVRGYAQFDPEAIKAVEPGAPLETLFGEGYLALTVDKTLNTERYQGIVSLTGASLAEAAGEYFQNSEQLPSLVKLAVRHDGLTGEWFAGGILVQHLPHGEEGGPRHFAAEAQHPNWQHATILVNTLQPEELTDPTVTLETVLWRLFNQDEPRVYDSIPIHRGCRCTRERIQSVLRQFSFDDLMNMREPDGSIRVNCAFCSKDWVFERPQEKE, via the coding sequence GTGAGTGAAGAGACCATCCGGCTGGATGGCGAGAAGGTGACTGATCTGGTTCTGCCGTTCCAGATCGACAATCTGGACGTGCGCGGCCGGGTGGTGCGCCTGGGCCCGGCCCTGTCGGAAGTGCTGGCGGCCCACGCCTATCCGGCTCCCGTGGCGCAGATTCTGGCCGAGGCGCTGGCGCTGACCGCGCTGCTCGGCTCCGTTCTGCGCGAGGACGGCGGCCAGATGACCCTCCAGGCCAAGGCGAGCGGCCCCGTCTCGCTGCTGGTGACCGACTATCTCGCCCCCGGCGCGGTGCGCGGCTACGCCCAGTTCGACCCCGAGGCGATCAAGGCCGTGGAGCCGGGCGCGCCGCTGGAGACCCTGTTCGGCGAGGGCTACCTCGCCCTCACGGTCGACAAGACGCTGAACACGGAACGCTACCAGGGCATCGTCTCGCTGACGGGCGCGAGCCTTGCCGAGGCGGCGGGCGAGTATTTCCAGAATTCGGAGCAGCTGCCCTCCCTCGTCAAGCTGGCGGTGCGCCACGACGGGCTGACCGGCGAGTGGTTCGCGGGCGGCATCCTGGTGCAGCACCTGCCGCACGGCGAGGAAGGCGGCCCCCGCCACTTCGCCGCCGAGGCCCAGCACCCCAACTGGCAGCACGCGACGATTCTGGTGAACACCCTCCAGCCGGAAGAGCTGACCGACCCCACGGTCACGCTGGAAACCGTGCTGTGGCGGCTGTTCAATCAGGACGAGCCGCGGGTGTACGATTCCATCCCCATCCATCGCGGCTGCCGCTGCACCCGCGAGCGCATCCAGTCCGTGCTGCGCCAGTTCTCGTTCGATGACCTGATGAACATGCGCGAGCCGGATGGCTCCATCCGCGTCAACTGCGCCTTCTGCTCGAAGGATTGGGTGTTCGAACGCCCGCAGGAGAAGGAATAA
- a CDS encoding aminopeptidase P family protein, translated as MPNAAERLSALRAELTARGLAGFVVPLTDEHMSEYVGEYAKRLEWLTGFTGSAGSAVVLADSAAIFVDGRYTLQVRDQVDGSLYEYQSVLETSPAQWLGERVGEGQKIGFDPWYHTRGWVEATRRTLAAKGAELVAVESNPVDAVWADQPKPPLDPILVHDDAYTGMSTEEKLAATGAAVGAAGANAAVIAALDSVAWLFNIRGTDVACTPVARAFALSFADGRAELFTEAEKITPAVTQALGDSVTVHPRERFADRLAELGAEKARVLVDPESTVFAVFERLEAAGAVIIEGRDPCVMPKAIKNPVEIAGSRAAHIRDGVALSRFLHWLHIEAPKGTVTELDADARLLSLRQEANLFRDVSFPAITGAGPNGAIVHYRSTPKTNRPLKVGELFLIDSGGQYLDGTTDVTRTVAVGTAGAEERDRFTRVLKGHIALATARFPSGTTGRQLDALARLPLWLAGLDYDHGTGHGVGSYLSVHEGPQRIGKTVNDTVLTPGMILSNEPGYYKTGAYGIRIENLVLTHEDRREGDERPMLAFETLTMAPIDLALVEPRLLTPEEKDWLNAYHRRVIETLAPLVPEDTRGWLAAATRPL; from the coding sequence ATGCCGAATGCAGCAGAACGCCTCTCCGCCCTGCGCGCGGAGCTGACTGCCCGTGGCCTTGCGGGCTTTGTGGTGCCCCTGACCGACGAGCACATGAGCGAATACGTGGGCGAATACGCCAAGCGTCTGGAGTGGTTGACCGGCTTTACCGGGTCGGCGGGCTCCGCCGTGGTGCTGGCCGACAGCGCCGCCATTTTCGTTGATGGCCGCTACACCCTTCAGGTCCGCGACCAGGTGGATGGCAGCCTTTATGAATACCAGAGCGTGCTCGAGACCTCCCCGGCCCAGTGGCTGGGCGAGCGGGTGGGCGAGGGGCAGAAAATCGGCTTCGACCCCTGGTATCACACCCGCGGCTGGGTGGAGGCGACCCGGCGCACACTGGCGGCCAAGGGCGCAGAACTGGTGGCGGTGGAGAGCAACCCCGTCGATGCCGTCTGGGCGGACCAGCCCAAGCCGCCGCTTGACCCCATTCTGGTGCATGACGACGCCTATACCGGCATGAGCACGGAGGAAAAGCTGGCCGCCACCGGCGCGGCCGTCGGCGCGGCCGGTGCGAACGCGGCGGTGATCGCCGCGCTCGACTCGGTGGCGTGGCTCTTCAACATCCGCGGCACGGACGTCGCCTGCACGCCCGTCGCCCGCGCCTTTGCTCTCAGCTTCGCCGATGGCCGGGCTGAGCTGTTCACCGAGGCGGAGAAGATAACGCCCGCCGTCACCCAGGCGCTGGGCGACAGCGTGACCGTTCACCCGCGCGAGCGCTTCGCCGACCGGCTGGCCGAGCTGGGCGCGGAGAAAGCCCGCGTGCTGGTGGACCCGGAGAGCACCGTGTTCGCCGTGTTCGAGCGGCTGGAGGCCGCGGGCGCGGTCATCATCGAGGGGCGCGACCCCTGCGTCATGCCCAAGGCGATCAAGAACCCGGTGGAAATCGCCGGCAGCCGCGCCGCTCACATTCGTGATGGCGTCGCCCTCTCCCGCTTCCTGCACTGGCTGCACATCGAGGCGCCCAAGGGCACGGTGACCGAGCTGGACGCCGACGCCCGGCTGCTCTCGCTCCGGCAGGAGGCCAACCTGTTCCGCGACGTCAGCTTCCCCGCCATCACCGGCGCGGGGCCGAACGGCGCCATCGTCCACTACCGCTCGACGCCGAAGACCAACCGACCGCTGAAGGTGGGCGAGCTGTTCCTCATCGATTCAGGCGGCCAATACCTTGACGGCACGACGGACGTCACCCGCACCGTCGCCGTCGGCACCGCAGGCGCGGAGGAGCGCGATCGCTTCACCCGCGTGCTCAAGGGCCACATCGCGCTGGCGACCGCCCGCTTCCCCTCCGGCACCACCGGCCGCCAGCTGGATGCGCTCGCCCGCCTGCCGCTGTGGCTGGCTGGACTCGATTACGATCACGGCACCGGCCACGGCGTCGGCAGCTATCTCTCGGTCCACGAAGGCCCGCAGCGCATCGGCAAGACGGTCAACGACACCGTGCTGACGCCGGGCATGATCCTCTCCAACGAGCCCGGCTATTACAAGACCGGGGCCTATGGCATCCGCATCGAAAACCTCGTCCTGACGCACGAGGACCGGCGGGAGGGCGACGAGCGCCCCATGCTCGCCTTCGAGACCCTCACCATGGCCCCCATCGACCTGGCCCTGGTGGAGCCGCGCCTGCTGACGCCCGAGGAGAAGGATTGGCTCAACGCCTACCACCGCCGCGTGATCGAGACGCTGGCCCCGCTGGTGCCCGAGGACACGCGCGGCTGGCTCGCCGCCGCCACCCGGCCGCTGTGA
- a CDS encoding acyl-CoA thioesterase yields MVLVYEVPLAVQPEDIDEQGHVNNVVYLRWVQEAATAHWLAWATPQEQDQWMWVVKRHEIEYVSPALPGDVLVARTWLGKARGARFDRFVEILRGTDGQLLAKAKTTWALLDAKIQRVARVPKDLIARFTGEGEAQPEVSG; encoded by the coding sequence ATGGTTCTTGTCTACGAAGTGCCGCTGGCGGTGCAGCCGGAGGACATCGACGAGCAGGGCCATGTCAACAACGTCGTCTACCTGCGCTGGGTGCAGGAAGCGGCGACCGCCCACTGGCTGGCCTGGGCAACGCCGCAAGAACAGGACCAGTGGATGTGGGTCGTGAAGCGCCACGAGATCGAGTACGTCTCGCCCGCCCTGCCCGGTGACGTGCTGGTGGCGCGCACCTGGCTGGGCAAGGCGCGCGGCGCGCGCTTCGACCGCTTCGTGGAAATCCTGCGCGGCACGGACGGCCAGCTGCTGGCCAAGGCCAAGACCACCTGGGCCCTGCTCGATGCCAAGATCCAACGGGTGGCGCGGGTGCCGAAGGACCTGATCGCCCGCTTCACGGGTGAGGGCGAGGCGCAGCCCGAGGTTTCGGGATAG